From a single Candidatus Izimaplasma bacterium HR1 genomic region:
- a CDS encoding Fluoroquinolones export ATP-binding protein: MFKVENMKYRYPKNDKDTIRGISFDIAKGEIFGFLGPSGAGKSTTQKIMIKVLEDYDGGIYYNGKSILEFNDEFYESIGVSFEMPIHFSKMTAMENIEFFLKLYKKNANIEELMKRVGLWEDRDKMVGEYSKGMKIRLNFVRAMLNDPDMLFLDEPTNGLDPKNAMILKDMVREFRNNGGTVFITSHIMADIDQLCDRVAFIVEGKIIEMDSPRNLKIKYGKRSMKLEYNDNGKTVLKEFPMDDIGKNEEFLNLLQTKELETLHSGETTLEDIFITVTGVQLADE, from the coding sequence ATGTTTAAAGTAGAAAATATGAAATACAGATATCCTAAAAATGACAAGGACACCATAAGAGGTATTAGCTTTGATATCGCTAAAGGTGAGATTTTTGGTTTTTTAGGACCAAGTGGTGCAGGTAAAAGTACTACACAGAAAATCATGATCAAAGTCTTAGAAGACTATGATGGTGGAATTTACTATAATGGAAAAAGCATCCTGGAATTCAACGACGAATTCTATGAAAGCATTGGAGTTAGCTTTGAAATGCCAATTCATTTCTCTAAAATGACAGCAATGGAAAATATCGAGTTTTTCTTAAAATTATATAAGAAAAACGCTAATATTGAAGAATTAATGAAAAGAGTTGGGTTATGGGAAGACCGTGATAAGATGGTTGGAGAATACTCAAAAGGAATGAAGATTCGATTAAACTTTGTTAGAGCAATGTTAAATGATCCTGATATGTTATTCCTTGATGAACCTACTAATGGTCTTGATCCTAAAAATGCAATGATTTTAAAAGATATGGTAAGAGAGTTCCGCAATAATGGTGGAACCGTATTTATCACTTCACATATCATGGCTGATATCGATCAATTATGTGATCGCGTTGCCTTTATTGTTGAAGGTAAAATCATTGAAATGGATTCACCAAGAAACTTAAAAATCAAATATGGTAAACGTTCAATGAAATTAGAGTATAACGATAACGGCAAAACAGTATTGAAAGAATTTCCAATGGATGACATTGGTAAAAATGAAGAGTTCTTAAACCTTTTACAAACTAAAGAA
- a CDS encoding Bacterial regulatory protein, tetR family, with protein MPKETFFNLDENKKTRIIEASLDEFSLNSFNEAKLSRIIKSSKIPRGSFYQYFEDKMDLYKYVFDILSKRKLSFMEDLLPNPEKMPFLELFEELYTRGVKFAESDIRFVRISKYLMLSGQDIIDQIFGDNLGVAKEFYMKYIETDKSLGRIRQDIDTEFLAEFVVQATTNIAFNEVAENDDFDVKRMFKRISNIISILRKGIE; from the coding sequence ATGCCAAAAGAAACCTTTTTCAATTTAGATGAAAACAAGAAGACAAGAATTATCGAAGCTTCTTTAGATGAATTTTCTCTAAACTCTTTTAATGAAGCCAAATTATCAAGAATCATCAAATCATCAAAAATACCCAGAGGTAGTTTCTATCAGTATTTCGAGGATAAGATGGATTTATACAAGTACGTCTTTGATATTTTATCAAAAAGAAAGTTATCCTTTATGGAAGACTTACTACCAAACCCTGAAAAGATGCCATTTTTAGAACTTTTTGAAGAGTTATATACAAGAGGTGTGAAATTCGCTGAATCAGATATTAGATTTGTAAGGATATCAAAATACTTGATGTTATCAGGACAAGATATCATTGATCAAATATTTGGGGACAACTTAGGGGTCGCAAAAGAGTTTTACATGAAATATATCGAAACTGATAAATCACTAGGTCGAATTAGACAAGACATTGATACGGAATTTTTAGCAGAATTTGTTGTGCAAGCAACGACTAATATTGCTTTTAATGAAGTTGCAGAAAACGATGATTTTGATGTTAAAAGAATGTTTAAACGAATAAGTAATATTATATCAATACTTAGGAAAGGTATAGAATAG
- the htpX gene encoding Protease HtpX has translation METFILILVYALIVIGYGYSTWLSWLNYSNRNAEIPEEVQGIYDEKEYKRWLNYTMERFRFSEIVSVIDTVILLLFLVLGVFVIIDDAARELFINARLQVLAFMGIYQIITFIIGIYPSYYSTFKIEEKYGFNKTTKKTFVTDKIKNLLLTFIFGGGLLYLVVVIEEKAGNLFFLYTWLAIMVIILIVNLLYTTVIVPIFNKLTPLEDGELKDGINEFAKSVGYEVSKISIMDASKRSSKLNAFFSGFGKAKRIVLFDTLIEKMSNEEIIAVLAHEIGHNKYKHVIFNLAQSAIEMFIYVSLFGWLAKSEAFGEAFNFAGANLGFSLIMFFILFAPLSIIIHLITSTLSRKHEYQADAFASTKYSKDYMISALKVLSKENFSNLTPHPLYVKLTFSHPPVVDRIRAINKLP, from the coding sequence ATGGAAACGTTTATCTTAATATTGGTATATGCATTAATAGTAATTGGGTATGGATATAGTACATGGTTATCTTGGCTAAATTACTCTAATAGAAATGCCGAAATACCAGAAGAAGTTCAAGGGATTTATGATGAGAAGGAATATAAGAGATGGCTTAATTACACAATGGAGAGATTTAGATTTAGTGAGATTGTCAGTGTAATTGATACCGTAATATTATTGTTATTCTTAGTATTAGGTGTATTTGTTATTATCGATGATGCAGCTAGAGAATTATTTATTAATGCTAGATTACAGGTATTAGCATTTATGGGGATATATCAGATTATTACATTTATTATAGGGATATATCCATCTTATTATAGTACTTTCAAAATTGAAGAAAAGTATGGATTTAATAAAACGACTAAGAAAACATTTGTTACCGATAAAATTAAAAATCTATTACTAACATTTATATTTGGTGGAGGATTACTGTATCTAGTTGTTGTAATAGAAGAAAAAGCGGGAAATCTATTCTTTCTATATACATGGTTAGCTATTATGGTGATTATCTTAATAGTAAATCTGTTATACACAACAGTTATAGTGCCAATCTTTAACAAGTTAACACCTTTAGAAGATGGTGAATTAAAAGATGGCATTAATGAGTTTGCTAAAAGTGTTGGTTATGAGGTTTCAAAAATAAGTATTATGGACGCTTCAAAGAGATCATCAAAACTAAATGCGTTCTTTAGTGGGTTTGGGAAGGCAAAAAGAATAGTTTTATTTGATACATTGATTGAAAAAATGAGTAATGAAGAGATTATTGCTGTATTAGCACATGAAATAGGACACAATAAGTATAAACATGTAATTTTCAATCTAGCTCAATCAGCTATTGAAATGTTTATATATGTAAGTCTATTTGGTTGGTTAGCAAAATCTGAAGCATTTGGCGAAGCGTTTAACTTTGCTGGAGCTAACTTAGGATTCTCGTTAATCATGTTCTTTATATTATTTGCCCCATTGTCAATAATCATTCACTTAATAACCTCAACGTTATCTAGAAAACATGAGTATCAAGCAGATGCTTTTGCTTCTACTAAATATTCAAAAGATTATATGATTAGTGCATTAAAAGTGTTAAGTAAAGAGAATTTCTCTAATTTAACACCTCATCCACTATATGTAAAATTAACTTTTTCACATCCACCTGTAGTGGATAGAATTAGAGCAATTAATAAATTACCTTAA
- the rlmCD_1 gene encoding 23S rRNA (uracil-C(5))-methyltransferase RlmCD, giving the protein MIEKNEYYSVEFVDMTHDGMGVCKIDGFPIFVANALKGEKAEIKIVKVNASFGFGRLVEMIHKSPFRKEPICDHFSECGGCNLMHMNYQMQLDFKKHRTKETLRKLGKIDTKVNETLGMLNPYYYRNKAVIPFGEENGKMISGLYKSRTHDIIDMKKCYIIPKITTDIVKFMKNVFEELNIPAYNETIGTGVVRCLVVRNSYKFDDISVTIVTLTPKLPKKDIIVKKLVSRYKKVVSVVHNFNPDNTNIIMGKKSKVIYGEDFIRDEINGVFFKISHRSFYQVNPIQTEALYSKAIEYADLTTDEVIIDAYCGIGTIGLTAAKYAKTLLGVDIVKQAISDATENAKNNGISNFKFVAGKAEDVILQWKNYNVDVLFVDPPRKGCDKKFLKTVIEMKIPKIVYISCNVSTLARDLNYLQANGYQVLEVTPFDMFPQTSHIETVTKLRLKKQEL; this is encoded by the coding sequence ATGATTGAAAAAAATGAATATTATTCGGTTGAGTTTGTAGATATGACTCATGATGGAATGGGTGTATGTAAGATTGATGGGTTCCCAATATTTGTCGCAAATGCTTTAAAGGGTGAAAAAGCTGAAATAAAAATAGTGAAAGTGAATGCTAGTTTTGGTTTTGGTAGGTTAGTGGAGATGATCCATAAATCACCTTTTAGAAAAGAGCCTATTTGTGATCATTTTTCAGAATGCGGTGGATGTAATTTAATGCATATGAATTATCAAATGCAATTAGATTTTAAGAAACATCGTACTAAAGAGACTTTAAGAAAACTTGGGAAAATAGATACAAAAGTAAACGAAACTTTAGGAATGTTAAATCCTTATTATTATCGTAATAAAGCGGTAATTCCTTTCGGTGAAGAAAATGGTAAAATGATCTCAGGTCTATACAAAAGTAGAACTCATGATATCATTGATATGAAAAAATGTTATATCATACCAAAAATAACTACTGATATTGTTAAGTTTATGAAGAACGTCTTTGAAGAGTTAAATATTCCTGCTTATAATGAAACTATTGGAACAGGAGTTGTTAGATGTTTAGTTGTTAGAAACTCATATAAATTTGATGATATATCCGTTACAATCGTTACCCTAACTCCAAAATTACCTAAGAAAGACATCATTGTTAAAAAATTAGTATCTAGATATAAAAAGGTAGTAAGTGTTGTACATAACTTTAATCCTGATAATACTAATATAATAATGGGTAAAAAGTCTAAGGTAATATACGGAGAAGACTTTATTAGAGACGAAATTAACGGTGTATTCTTTAAAATATCTCATCGTTCATTCTATCAAGTAAATCCAATCCAAACTGAAGCACTATACTCCAAAGCTATTGAATATGCAGATTTAACAACTGATGAAGTAATTATCGATGCTTATTGTGGTATCGGGACTATCGGGTTAACAGCTGCTAAATATGCTAAAACATTACTAGGTGTTGATATTGTTAAGCAAGCGATATCTGATGCAACAGAAAATGCTAAGAATAATGGTATTTCAAACTTCAAGTTTGTTGCCGGTAAAGCTGAAGATGTTATCTTACAATGGAAGAACTACAATGTTGATGTATTATTTGTAGATCCGCCACGTAAGGGCTGCGATAAGAAGTTCTTAAAAACAGTTATTGAAATGAAAATACCAAAAATTGTTTATATATCTTGTAACGTTTCTACATTAGCTAGAGACTTAAATTACTTACAAGCTAATGGGTATCAAGTATTAGAAGTTACTCCTTTTGATATGTTCCCACAAACATCACATATAGAAACAGTTACTAAATTAAGACTTAAAAAGCAAGAATTATAA